The proteins below are encoded in one region of Castor canadensis chromosome 6, mCasCan1.hap1v2, whole genome shotgun sequence:
- the LOC109675129 gene encoding taste receptor type 2 member 14-like: protein MSNVVQSTLTVILRVGFVLGNLGNGFIALVNCMDWVKRRKMSSVDQILTALAISRLGVLWIVLLDCWVSVTFPENWISEKMLRLTYFIRHVSTHFSIWFATSLSIYYFLKIANFSNSNFLYLKFRVKKVVSVTLLVSLVLLFFKIVLLSTHFGFTIDTCKTNMSHSFNLTQVVQFSKLYLFTNTVFTSIPFLVSLITFLLLIISLWKHHKKMQQSGIGSRDASTMAHIKALKMAIASLLLYTIFFVFLLLKIWSFKFLEQNLLILFSLASGISFASGHSCVLILGNSRLRRASLLLLWRLRCRCKGVRPLSP from the coding sequence ATGAGTAATGTTGTACAGAGTACACTTACAGTCATTTTACGTGTGGGATTCGTATTGGGAAATTTAGGAAATGGATTCATAGCCCTGGTGAACTGCATGGACTGggtcaagagaagaaaaatgtcttCAGTTGATCAAATCCTCACTGCTTTGGCCATCTCCAGGCTTGGTGTGCTATGGATAGTATTACTTGATTGCTGGGTATCTGTGACTTTCCCAGAGAATTGGATCAGTGAAAAAATGTTAAGACTTACTTACTTTATCCGGCATGTGAGCACTCATTTTAGCATCTGGTTTGCTACAAGCctcagcatttattattttcttaagataGCCAATTTTTCCAATTCTAATTTTCTTTACCTTAAGTTTAGAGTCAAAAAGGTGGTGTCAGTGACTTTGCTTGTTTCcctggttttattgttttttaaaattgtattgttGAGCACACATTTTGGTTTCACGATTGACACGTGTAAAACAAACATGTCTCACAGTTTCAACTTAACTCAAGTTGTACAATTTTCCAAATTATATTTATTCACCAACACAGTGTTTACATCCATACCTTTTCTTGTGTCCCTGATAACTTTTCTCCTGCTGATCATCTCCCTCTGGAAACATCACAAGAAGATGCAGCAGAGTGGCATAGGATCCAGAGATGCCAGCACCATGGCGCACATAAAAGCCTTGAAAATGGCGATTGCCTCTCTCCTCCTGTACaccattttctttgtatttcttttactaAAAATTTGGAGCTTTAAGTTTCTGGAGCAAAATCTGCTCATATTGTTTAGCCTGGCTTCAGGAATTAGTTTTGCTTCAGGCCACTCATGTGTCCTGATTCTTGGAAACAGCAGGCTTAGGAGGGCCTCTCTTTTGTTGCTGTGGAGGCTGAGGTGCAGGTGCAAAGGTGTGAGACCTCTGAGTCCATAG
- the LOC109675128 gene encoding taste receptor type 2 member 14-like — MHGAIQSTAQIILGVAFILGNLGNGFIALVIFMDWIKRRKMSSVDRILTALALCRLGVLWILLFDWWVSVTYSENWISEKMLRIIYVIRHVSSHFSIWLATGLSIYYFLKIANFSNSNFLYLKFRVKKVVSVTFLVSLVFLFIKIVLLSTHFGFRIDGYKTNMTHSFNLSHIVRVPKFFLFTNTLVTSIPFVVCFITFLLLIVSLWKHHKKMQQSGIGSRDASTMAHIKALKMAIASLLLYTIFFVSLFVKIWSFKFLERSLRILFNLATGISFASGHSCVLILGNSRLRKASLLLLWRLRCRCKGL, encoded by the coding sequence ATGCATGGTGCAATACAGAGTACAGCTCAAATCATTTTAGGTGTGGCATTCATACTGGGAAATTTAGGAAATGGATTCATAGCTCTGGTGATCTTCATGGACTGGATCAAGAGAAGAAAGATGTCTTCAGTTGATCGAATCCTCACTGCTTTGGCTCTCTGCAGACTTGGTGTGCTCTGGATATTACTATTTGATTGGTGGGTATCTGTGACTTATTCAGAGAATTGGATTAGTGAAAAGATGTTAAGAATTATTTATGTTATCCGGCATGTGAGCAGTCACTTTAGCATCTGGCTTGCAACAGGTCTCAGCatctattattttcttaagatAGCCAATTTTTCCAATTCTAATTTTCTTTACCTTAAGTTTAGAGTCAAAAAGGTGGTGTCAGTGACTTTTCTGGTGTCCctggttttcttatttattaaaattgtacTGTTGAGCACACATTTTGGTTTCAGGATTGATGGTTATAAAACAAACATGACTCACAGTTTCAACTTGAGTCATATTGTACGAGTtcccaaattttttttattcaccaACACATTGGTTACATCCATACCTTTTGTTGTGTGCTTCATAACTTTTCTCCTGCTGATCGTCTCCCTGTGGAAACATCACAAGAAGATGCAGCAGAGTGGCATAGGATCCAGAGATGCCAGCACCATGGCGCACATAAAAGCCTTGAAAATGGCGATTGCCTCTCTCCTCCTGTACACCATTTTCTTTGTGTCACTTTTTGTGAAAATTTGGAGCTTTAAGTTTCTGGAGAGAAGTCTGCGCATTTTATTTAACCTGGCTACTGGAATTAGTTTTGCTTCAGGCCACTCATGTGTCCTGATTCTTGGAAACAGCAGGCTTAGGAAGGCCTCTCTTTTGTTGCTGTGGAGGCTGAGGTGCAGGTGCAAAGGTTTGTGA
- the LOC109675130 gene encoding taste receptor type 2 member 14-like translates to MNSVIQSTFTMILGVAFILGNLGNGFIALVNCIDWVKRRKMSSVDQILTALAISRIALLWIVLFDWWVSVTFPGNWITKETLRLVYITRHVSSHFSIWLATGLSIYYFLKIASFSNSNFLYLKFRVKKVVSVTLMVSLVFLFTKIVLLNTHIDFGIDGYKTNMSHSSTLNHIAQFSKIFLFTNTVFTSIPFLVSLITFLLLITSLWKHHKKMQQSGIGSRDSSTMAHIKALQMVIASLLLYTIFFVLLFIKIWSFNFLEKNMAIFLSLASGITAPSGHSFVLIFGNSKLRQTSLSVLWRLRCRCKGVRHLGP, encoded by the coding sequence ATGAATAGTGTCATACAGAGTACTTTCACAATGATTTTAGGTGTAGCATTCATACTGGGAAATTTAGGAAATGGATTCATAGCCCTGGTGAACTGCATTGACTGGGTCAAGAGAAGAAAGATGTCTTCAGTTGATCAAATCCTCACTGCTTTGGCCATCTCCAGAATTGCTCTGCTCTGGATAGTGCTATTTGATTGGTGGGTATCTGTGACTTTCCCAGGGAATTGGATCACTAAAGAAACGTTAAGACTTGTGTACATTACCAGGCATGTGAGCAGTCACTTTAGCATCTGGCTTGCAACAGGTCTCAGCatctattattttcttaagatAGCCAGTTTTTCCAACTCAAATTTTCTTTACCTCAAGTTTAGAGTTAAAAAGGTGGTGTCAGTGACATTGATGGTGTCTCTGGTTTTCTTATTTACAAAAATTGTGCTTCTGAACACACACATTGATTTTGGGATTGATGGGTATAAAACAAACATGTCGCACAGTTCCACTCTGAACCACATTGCacaattttccaaaatttttttgTTCACCAACACGGTGTTCACATCCATACCTTTTCTTGTGTCCCTGATAACTTTTCTCCTGCTTATCACCTCTCTGTGGAAACATCACAAGAAGATGCAGCAGAGTGGCATAGGATCCAGAGACTCCAGCACCATGGCGCACATAAAAGCCTTGCAAATGGTGATTGCCTCTCTCCTCCTGTACACCATTTTCTTTGtattactttttataaaaatttggaGTTTTAACTTTCTGGAGAAGAATATGGCTATTTTTCTTAGCCTGGCTAGTGGAATTACTGCTCCTTCTGGCCACTCATTTGTCTTGATTTTTGGAAACAGCAAGCTGAGACAGACCTCTCTTTCGGTGCTGTGGAGGCTGAGGTGCAGGTGCAAAGGTGTGAGACATCTGGGTCCATAG